The following nucleotide sequence is from Paraburkholderia flava.
GGCTTCAGGTTCTCGTCGAGTTCATAGACGAGCGGGATACCGTTCGGGATGTTCAGCCCGACGATGTCGCTGTCCGACACGTTATCGAGATACTTGACCAGCGCGCGCATCGAATTGCCGTGCGCGGCGATCAGCACCTTGCGGCCCGACTTGATCGCCGGCGCAATCGATTCGTTCCAGACCGGCAGCACGCGCGCGACGGTGTCTTTCAGGCACTCGGTGAGCGGCAGATCCGCGCGCGGGACTTTCGCGTAGCGCGGGTCGTTGTACGGGGCGCGCTCGTCGGACGCATCGAGTGCGGGCGGCGGCGTGTCGTAGCTGCGGCGCCAGACCAGCACTTGCTCGTCGCCGTACTTCTTCGCGGTCTCGGCCTTGTTGAGCCCTGCCAGCGCGCCGTAGCTGCGCTCGTTCAGACGCCACGCATGCACGACCGGGATGTACATCAGGTCCATCTGGTCCTGCACGTGCCACAGCGTGCGGACCGCGCGCTTGAGCACCGACGTGTACGCGATGTCGAACGTGTAGCCCGATTCCTTCAGCAGGACGCCCGCCTGCTGCGCCTCGCGGTTACCCTGTTCGGTCAGGTCGACATCGACCCAGCCTGTGAAGCGGTTTTCCTTGTTCCACGTAGATTCGCCGTGGCGGATGAGAACGAGTTTGTACATGGTGCCGGTCGGTAGTAAGGAAGCGGTAAAGCGTCGCGTCGCTGGGGGGCGAAACGAAGCGGCAGCATCGCTGCAGTGGGTTATTTTATAATGCGCGGATTGCCATTTCCGATTTCTCTCTTTTCCGGCGGTTTTTCGTGAAGTTCTTCACCGATTACACAAACCTTGTACTCATCGCTGTCGCCCTCATCTCTGGAGCATTGCTCCTGTGGCCGGCGATCAGCCGCCGCGGCCGCGGCGGGCTGTCGTCCGCCGAAGCCACGCAGCTGATCAACCGGCGCAACGCCGTGGTGGTCGACCTGCGTTCCGCGGAAGATTTCGCGAAGGGTCATCTGCCGTCGGCGCGGCATCTCGAGTTTGCCGAACTGCAGGCCAAAGTCGGCCAGCTCGTGAAGAACAAGAGCAATCCGGTCCTGCTGGTGTGCCAGACTGGCCAGCAGTCGAACAAGGCGGTCCGCGTCGTACAGGATGCGGGTTACGCCGAAGTTTATGTGCTGCAAGGCGGTGTCAACGCGTGGCAGCAGGCCGGCATGCCGGTCGTGAAGCAAGGAGCAGCGAGATGAACAAGGTAGTCATGTACAGCACGCAGGTGTGCCCGTATTGCCAGATGGCCGAACGTCTTTTAAAGTCGCGCGGCGTCGAGCATGTCGAAAAGGTGCTCATCGACAAAGACCCGGCCCGGCGTGAAGAAATGATGACACGTACCGGCCGCCGTACCGTGCCGCAGGTGTACATCGGCGACACGCACGTCGGCGGCTACGACGATCTCTCGGCACTCGACCGCAAGGGCGGTCTGATGCCGCTGCTCGAAGCAGAAGCCGCGTAAGCGCTTGTCGCAGCACGCATGTCTGGCCGCGACGCGGGCCGGGTTTGCGGCGGCATGCTGTCATGCGCGGCGGCGCGTAGCACCCGAACTGGCGGACCATGGCGACATGGCCCGCCGTAACTCCATCCACGGAACCACTCCATCATGTCTGACGAGAATAATCAGCCGTTCTTCAATATCCAGCGCGTCTATCTGAAGGACATGTCGCTCGAGCAGCCGAACTCGCCGGGCATCTTCCTCGAGCAGGAAATGCCGTCGGTCGAAGTCGAAGTCGACGTGAAGGCCGAGCGCCTCGCGGACAGCGTGTTCGAGATCATCGTCACGGGCACGGTCACGGCGAAGGTGTCGGACAAGGTCGCGTTCCTGATCGAAGCGAAGCAGGCCGGTATTTTCGACATCCGCAACATCCCGGCGGAACAGATCGATCCGCTCGTCGGCATCGCCTGCCCGACCATTCTGTTCCCGTACCTGCGCTCGAACATCGCCGACGCGATCACGCGTGCCGGCTTCCCGCCGATCCATCTCGCGGAAATCAACTTCCAGGCGCTCTACGAGCAGCGTCTCGCGCAACTGTCGCAAGACGGCGCGCAAAGCACCGCAACGCACTGACGTGAACGCACGGTGCCGGGTATGAAGGTTGCCGTTCTCGGCGCCGGTGCGTGGGGCACCGCTCTCGCCGGCCATCTGGCCGCGCGTCACGATGCGGTGCTGTGGGCGCGCGACAGCGCGCTCGCTGCCGAACTCTCCGCGTCACATCAAAATGCCCGCTATCTGC
It contains:
- the gpmA gene encoding 2,3-diphosphoglycerate-dependent phosphoglycerate mutase, with product MYKLVLIRHGESTWNKENRFTGWVDVDLTEQGNREAQQAGVLLKESGYTFDIAYTSVLKRAVRTLWHVQDQMDLMYIPVVHAWRLNERSYGALAGLNKAETAKKYGDEQVLVWRRSYDTPPPALDASDERAPYNDPRYAKVPRADLPLTECLKDTVARVLPVWNESIAPAIKSGRKVLIAAHGNSMRALVKYLDNVSDSDIVGLNIPNGIPLVYELDENLKPVKHYYLGDQEAIARAQAAVAKQGKAG
- a CDS encoding rhodanese-like domain-containing protein, with the translated sequence MKFFTDYTNLVLIAVALISGALLLWPAISRRGRGGLSSAEATQLINRRNAVVVDLRSAEDFAKGHLPSARHLEFAELQAKVGQLVKNKSNPVLLVCQTGQQSNKAVRVVQDAGYAEVYVLQGGVNAWQQAGMPVVKQGAAR
- the grxC gene encoding glutaredoxin 3 gives rise to the protein MNKVVMYSTQVCPYCQMAERLLKSRGVEHVEKVLIDKDPARREEMMTRTGRRTVPQVYIGDTHVGGYDDLSALDRKGGLMPLLEAEAA
- the secB gene encoding protein-export chaperone SecB; translation: MSDENNQPFFNIQRVYLKDMSLEQPNSPGIFLEQEMPSVEVEVDVKAERLADSVFEIIVTGTVTAKVSDKVAFLIEAKQAGIFDIRNIPAEQIDPLVGIACPTILFPYLRSNIADAITRAGFPPIHLAEINFQALYEQRLAQLSQDGAQSTATH